The following proteins come from a genomic window of Pseudomonas sp. J452:
- a CDS encoding ABC transporter permease subunit — protein MKRPGKLLGNAFLGLVLLFLYVPLLSVIVYSFNESKMVTLWTGFSFKWYGELFRDQELLDAAWLSLKLAVATAFAAVFVGTWIGFVLARYRRFKGSTLFTAMVSAPMVLPEVIAGLSMLLLFLSMQQLIGWPSGRGMLTIWIGHIMVCLSYVAITIQSRLLSMDQSLTEAAQNLGATPLRVFFDITLPQISQALLASWLLAFTISLDDVIMSAFLSGPGATPLPLVVLSRVRLGLNPEINALGTLFITVVTVLVLVNNHYMLKRERRREEEIRQALRGDAPVASQAAVSPSASPTPGAAVPLRKEPA, from the coding sequence ATGAAACGTCCCGGCAAGCTTCTCGGCAACGCCTTCCTCGGTCTGGTGCTGCTGTTTCTCTACGTGCCGCTGCTCAGCGTGATCGTCTATTCGTTCAACGAATCGAAGATGGTCACCCTGTGGACCGGTTTCTCCTTCAAGTGGTACGGCGAGCTGTTCCGCGACCAGGAACTGCTCGACGCCGCCTGGCTGAGCCTCAAGCTGGCGGTGGCCACCGCCTTCGCCGCGGTGTTCGTCGGCACCTGGATCGGCTTCGTGCTGGCGCGCTACCGCCGCTTCAAGGGTTCAACCCTGTTCACCGCGATGGTCAGTGCGCCGATGGTGCTGCCCGAGGTGATCGCCGGCCTGTCCATGCTGCTGCTGTTCCTCAGCATGCAACAGCTGATCGGCTGGCCCAGCGGGCGCGGCATGCTGACCATCTGGATCGGCCACATCATGGTCTGCCTGTCCTACGTGGCCATCACCATTCAGTCGCGCCTGCTGTCGATGGACCAGTCGCTCACCGAGGCCGCGCAGAACCTCGGCGCCACGCCGCTGCGGGTGTTCTTCGACATCACCCTGCCGCAGATCTCCCAGGCCCTGCTGGCCAGCTGGCTGCTGGCGTTCACCATCTCGCTGGATGACGTGATCATGTCCGCCTTCCTCTCTGGGCCGGGCGCCACGCCGCTGCCGCTGGTGGTGTTGTCACGCGTACGGCTGGGGCTCAATCCGGAGATCAACGCCCTCGGCACCCTGTTCATCACCGTGGTAACCGTACTGGTGTTGGTCAACAACCACTACATGCTCAAGCGCGAACGCCGCCGCGAAGAGGAAATCCGCCAGGCCCTGCGCGGCGATGCGCCAGTCGCCAGCCAGGCGGCCGTATCCCCCAGCGCCAGCCCGACGCCCGGCGCGGCTGTGCCACTGCGCAAGGAGCCGGCATGA
- a CDS encoding ABC transporter permease subunit gives MSRQALALRLYSWLPSGRSLVIGIPFAFLILFFLVPFIAVLKISLADQQFSIPPYSDLTSMEDYALNIRVNFEHYRTIFTDNLYLTSYLSSLKVAAINTLICLLIGYPTAYLIARADPRHRNLLLMAIILPLWTSYLIRVYAWIGLLKDQGLINQVLLWLGLIDSPLRLYRNDIGLHIGLAYSYLPYLILPLYAHLVKMDTRLLEAAHDLGAKAWQSFLTITLPLSTRGIVAGSLLVFIPSVGEYVIPEILGSSDSMMIGRVMWDDFFNNTDWPVAAAATCVMVLLLLLPMAWFQTIQNKELQRP, from the coding sequence ATGAGCCGCCAAGCCCTCGCCCTCCGTCTGTATAGCTGGCTTCCGTCGGGCCGGAGCCTGGTCATCGGCATCCCCTTTGCCTTCCTCATCCTGTTCTTCCTGGTGCCCTTTATCGCGGTGCTGAAGATCAGCCTGGCCGATCAGCAATTCTCGATTCCGCCCTACAGCGACCTGACCTCGATGGAGGATTACGCGCTGAATATCCGGGTCAACTTCGAGCACTACCGGACCATCTTCACCGATAACCTCTACCTCACCTCCTACCTGAGCTCGCTCAAGGTGGCGGCGATCAACACCCTGATCTGCCTGCTGATCGGCTACCCCACGGCCTACCTGATCGCCCGCGCCGACCCACGGCATCGCAACCTATTGCTGATGGCGATCATCCTGCCGCTGTGGACCAGCTACCTGATCCGCGTGTACGCCTGGATCGGCCTGCTCAAGGACCAGGGCCTGATCAATCAGGTGTTGCTGTGGCTGGGCCTGATCGACTCGCCGCTGCGCCTGTACCGCAACGATATCGGCCTGCATATCGGCCTGGCCTATTCGTATCTGCCCTACCTGATCCTGCCGCTGTACGCGCACCTGGTGAAGATGGACACGCGCCTGCTGGAGGCCGCCCATGACCTGGGTGCCAAGGCCTGGCAGAGCTTCCTCACCATCACCTTGCCGCTGTCCACCCGCGGCATAGTCGCCGGCTCCTTGCTGGTGTTTATCCCCAGCGTCGGCGAGTACGTGATCCCGGAAATCCTCGGCAGCTCCGACTCGATGATGATCGGCCGGGTGATGTGGGACGACTTCTTCAACAACACCGACTGGCCGGTGGCCGCCGCTGCCACCTGCGTCATGGTGCTGCTGTTGCTGCTGCCCATGGCCTGGTTCCAGACCATCCAGAACAAGGAGTTGCAGCGCCCATGA
- a CDS encoding ABC transporter ATP-binding protein, with translation MNNTTSVQKSPSDIGRPDFLQVVDVVKDYEGNTVVKSLNLSVAQNEMFALLGSSGCGKSTLLRMMAGLETPTSGRIILDGEDITDLPPHRRPVNMMFQSYALFPHMTVADNVAYGLKREGVAKAEIRDRVSDALQLVQMQNYAQRKPHQLSGGQQQRVALARTLIKRPKLLLLDEPMSALDKKIRQQTQFELGSILYKVGVTCVMVTHDQEEAMTMADRLAVMDAGNIVQLGSPEEVYEFPRSSFCAGFIGSTNMFQGTLQGDNCLLVDCADMPDALELRSPLNGYVGMPLSLSLRPERIAISSRPFAQTSNVCDGRLEQIAYMGSYTLFYVRLDSGRLLGVHVSHHALHALEQRPTYGDRLYLAWQPDSLVMVNP, from the coding sequence ATGAACAACACAACCAGCGTGCAGAAATCGCCCAGCGACATTGGCCGCCCCGACTTCCTCCAGGTGGTCGACGTGGTCAAGGATTACGAAGGCAATACCGTGGTCAAGAGCCTCAACCTGTCGGTGGCGCAGAACGAAATGTTCGCCCTGCTCGGCAGCTCCGGCTGCGGCAAATCCACCCTGCTGCGGATGATGGCCGGCCTGGAAACGCCGACCTCCGGGCGCATCATTCTCGACGGCGAGGACATCACCGACCTGCCGCCGCACCGTCGCCCGGTGAACATGATGTTCCAGTCCTACGCCCTGTTCCCGCACATGACCGTGGCCGACAACGTCGCCTATGGCCTCAAGCGTGAAGGCGTGGCCAAGGCGGAAATCCGCGACCGCGTCAGCGATGCCCTGCAGCTGGTACAGATGCAGAACTACGCCCAGCGCAAGCCACACCAGCTGTCCGGCGGCCAGCAGCAGCGCGTGGCCCTGGCCCGCACCTTGATCAAACGACCCAAGTTGCTGCTGCTCGACGAACCGATGTCAGCATTGGACAAGAAGATCCGCCAGCAGACCCAGTTCGAGCTGGGCAGCATCCTCTACAAGGTCGGCGTGACCTGCGTGATGGTCACCCACGACCAAGAAGAGGCGATGACCATGGCCGACCGCCTGGCGGTGATGGACGCCGGCAATATCGTCCAGCTCGGCTCGCCGGAAGAGGTCTACGAGTTCCCCCGTTCGAGCTTCTGCGCCGGCTTTATCGGCTCCACCAACATGTTCCAGGGCACCCTGCAGGGCGACAACTGCCTGCTGGTCGACTGCGCCGACATGCCCGACGCGCTGGAGCTGCGCAGCCCGCTCAACGGCTATGTCGGCATGCCGCTGAGCCTGTCGCTGCGCCCGGAGCGCATCGCCATCTCCAGCCGCCCCTTCGCCCAGACCAGCAACGTTTGCGACGGCCGCCTGGAACAGATCGCCTACATGGGCAGCTACACCCTGTTCTACGTGCGCCTGGACAGTGGCCGCCTGCTCGGCGTGCACGTCTCGCACCATGCCCTGCACGCCCTGGAACAGCGCCCGACCTATGGCGATCGCCTGTACCTGGCCTGGCAGCCGGACAGCCTGGTGATGGTCAACCCATGA
- a CDS encoding acyl-CoA dehydrogenase family protein, whose product MSYALSTETLEWQRKAREFAEVLIPHEETAEFNDGLLPKELHAKHRAMGIELGFSRLDVPRDQGGLQLPMLDQVIVWEQLGRVTNALSWCISEAHSWMYEACDAAQIEAYIKPIWTGEKTECYAITEREAGSDTFIATTAVRDGDDYLINGEKWFVTSANKAQFMFVQAVVPSADGGQEDALFFVDIDSPGIEIIDNPLFGHNFASHHPTYTFSDVRVPARNRIGAEGAGMGYTKSWFRRERLMIAARSLGAAQRMLEMASEWAQQRVVGGQPIAEHQMIQAMLADCVTDIWGARLMTYEAAKMQDRGEDLSVIHAHCSMAKLVASEMVNRVADRVVQIFGGRGYMRSNAAQRFYREVRVDRIWEGTSEIQRLIIARSLFKRGAERLIG is encoded by the coding sequence ATGTCGTACGCCCTCTCTACCGAAACCCTGGAATGGCAACGCAAGGCGCGCGAGTTCGCCGAAGTGCTGATCCCTCATGAAGAAACCGCCGAGTTCAACGACGGCCTGCTGCCCAAGGAGCTGCACGCCAAGCATCGCGCCATGGGCATCGAACTGGGCTTCAGCCGCCTGGATGTGCCGCGCGATCAGGGTGGCCTGCAGCTGCCGATGCTCGATCAGGTGATCGTCTGGGAGCAGCTCGGGCGGGTCACCAACGCGCTCAGCTGGTGCATCTCCGAGGCCCACTCGTGGATGTACGAAGCCTGCGACGCCGCGCAGATCGAGGCCTATATCAAGCCGATCTGGACCGGCGAGAAGACCGAGTGCTACGCCATCACCGAGCGCGAAGCCGGCTCCGACACCTTTATCGCCACCACCGCCGTGCGCGACGGCGACGACTACCTGATCAATGGCGAAAAGTGGTTCGTCACCAGCGCCAACAAGGCCCAGTTCATGTTCGTCCAGGCCGTGGTGCCGAGCGCCGACGGCGGCCAGGAAGACGCACTGTTCTTCGTCGACATCGACAGCCCCGGCATCGAAATCATCGACAACCCGCTGTTCGGCCATAACTTCGCCTCGCACCACCCCACCTACACCTTCAGCGACGTGCGCGTGCCGGCACGTAACCGCATCGGTGCCGAAGGCGCCGGCATGGGTTACACCAAGAGCTGGTTCCGTCGCGAGCGCCTGATGATTGCCGCGCGCTCCCTCGGCGCGGCCCAGCGCATGCTCGAGATGGCCAGCGAATGGGCCCAGCAGCGCGTAGTCGGCGGCCAGCCGATCGCCGAGCACCAGATGATCCAGGCCATGCTCGCCGACTGCGTCACCGATATCTGGGGCGCGCGCCTGATGACCTACGAGGCGGCCAAGATGCAGGACCGCGGCGAAGACCTGTCGGTGATCCACGCCCACTGCTCGATGGCCAAGCTGGTCGCCTCGGAGATGGTCAACCGGGTGGCCGACCGCGTGGTGCAGATCTTCGGTGGCCGCGGCTATATGCGCAGCAACGCCGCCCAGCGCTTCTACCGCGAGGTGCGGGTCGACCGCATCTGGGAAGGCACCAGCGAAATCCAGCGCCTGATCATCGCCCGCAGCCTGTTCAAGCGCGGCGCCGAGCGCCTGATCGGCTGA
- a CDS encoding aromatic ring-hydroxylating dioxygenase subunit alpha yields the protein MYERSASHPVADDSDNHTLPSWIYNDARFFELEKEEIFSRSWHIACHVSEIANPGDYITLTFLGERIAVARTQEGVITAFHNTCRHRAHQVITGERGTCKRVHVCPYHGWTYGQDGAIRGIPGGSEADVKQVGHGLLPVDHEVYLGFVWIRLKAEGPSVAERLAPFAELLAAYRIDEMQSNNDLCVEDHPIDWKNMMDNYLEGYHVAMGHPGLNQMVEGGYDVTANVELGTSYATHLLKEYPAGGPDEFAYLSIRSAGDHLPGDHGRRWSYLSIFPNVNIGLQPDSIDYFIFYPQGPGKATFRTASFSLPNASPEVQAARVAAGRIWSEVQEEDNQLTASVQQGLEGSVYQFGYLSPRETGVRAFRDWIRQRLPIAREEARPSHHLVRLG from the coding sequence ATGTACGAGCGCAGCGCCTCCCATCCAGTCGCGGACGACAGCGACAACCACACCCTGCCGAGCTGGATCTACAACGATGCGCGCTTCTTCGAGCTGGAGAAGGAGGAGATCTTCTCGCGCAGCTGGCACATCGCCTGCCACGTCAGCGAGATCGCCAACCCCGGCGACTACATCACCCTGACCTTCCTCGGCGAGCGCATCGCCGTGGCGCGCACCCAGGAGGGCGTGATCACTGCCTTCCACAACACCTGCCGGCATCGTGCGCACCAGGTCATCACCGGCGAGCGCGGCACCTGCAAACGCGTGCACGTGTGCCCCTATCACGGCTGGACCTACGGCCAGGACGGCGCCATCCGCGGCATCCCCGGCGGCAGCGAGGCGGATGTCAAACAGGTTGGCCATGGCCTGCTGCCGGTCGATCACGAGGTCTACCTGGGTTTCGTCTGGATTCGCCTGAAGGCCGAGGGCCCGTCGGTGGCCGAGCGCCTGGCGCCGTTCGCCGAGCTGCTGGCGGCCTATCGCATCGACGAGATGCAGAGCAATAACGACCTGTGCGTCGAAGACCACCCGATCGACTGGAAGAACATGATGGACAACTACCTGGAGGGCTACCACGTCGCGATGGGCCACCCGGGGCTGAACCAGATGGTCGAGGGCGGCTACGACGTCACCGCCAATGTCGAGCTCGGTACCAGCTACGCCACCCATCTGCTCAAGGAGTACCCGGCCGGCGGCCCGGACGAGTTCGCTTACCTGAGCATCCGCTCCGCCGGTGACCACCTGCCGGGGGACCACGGCCGGCGCTGGAGCTACCTGTCGATCTTCCCCAACGTGAATATCGGCCTGCAGCCGGACAGCATCGACTACTTCATCTTCTACCCCCAGGGCCCGGGCAAGGCGACCTTCCGCACCGCCAGCTTCTCGCTGCCCAACGCCAGCCCGGAAGTGCAGGCCGCGCGGGTCGCCGCCGGGCGCATCTGGAGCGAGGTGCAGGAAGAGGACAACCAGCTCACTGCCTCGGTGCAACAGGGCCTGGAAGGCTCGGTCTACCAGTTCGGCTACCTGTCGCCGCGGGAAACCGGGGTGCGCGCCTTCCGCGACTGGATTCGCCAGCGCCTGCCGATCGCCCGCGAAGAAGCGCGGCCGTCGCACCACCTGGTGCGCCTGGGCTGA
- a CDS encoding OprD family porin, whose translation MPISKWSTLALAVAACAAQAALADDEAEPQGFVEGAGLTLTNRNFYMNSDFRDNGPDEQSYQEEWAHGVLADFASGFTEGTVGFGVDAFGYFGIKLDSGRGRTGTGLLPVGGDGRAEDEYGEAGGALKLRLSSTQLKYGEMQVETPVFDTAHLRLLPETATGFLVESSEIEGLDLTAGHFTAFNNRDSSNSGDEFYGYGGDTSAGGIDFVGGWYSFNDNLSAGLFASELEDTWRQYYGNLNYYLQIDDEQAVTFDFNIYRSNDHGDALAGAIDTTSYSLALAYSLGIHTLTLAHQRVNGDTPFDYVGGDSIYLANSLQYSDFNAPNERSWQLRYDLDLGNWVPGLGLMTRYVRGDNIDGSHADPDGVYVDYYGEDGKHWERDVEINYVVQEGAAKDLSIAVRQATHRANTDQGEGDLDEVRLILEYPLEVL comes from the coding sequence ATGCCCATCAGTAAATGGAGCACCCTGGCCCTGGCAGTCGCCGCCTGCGCCGCGCAAGCGGCCCTGGCCGATGACGAGGCCGAGCCGCAGGGCTTCGTCGAAGGCGCAGGCCTGACCCTGACCAACCGCAACTTCTATATGAACAGCGATTTTCGTGACAACGGCCCAGACGAGCAGAGCTACCAGGAGGAGTGGGCCCACGGCGTGTTGGCCGACTTCGCCTCGGGCTTCACCGAGGGCACGGTCGGCTTCGGTGTCGATGCCTTTGGCTACTTCGGCATCAAGCTCGACAGCGGCCGCGGGCGTACCGGCACCGGTCTGCTGCCGGTGGGCGGCGATGGTCGCGCCGAGGACGAATACGGCGAGGCCGGCGGCGCGCTGAAGCTGCGCCTGTCCAGCACGCAGCTGAAATACGGCGAGATGCAGGTGGAGACGCCGGTGTTCGACACCGCCCACCTGCGCCTGCTGCCGGAAACCGCCACCGGCTTCCTGGTCGAGAGCAGCGAGATCGAGGGTCTGGATCTGACTGCCGGTCACTTCACCGCCTTCAACAACCGCGACTCGAGCAACAGCGGCGACGAGTTCTACGGCTACGGCGGCGACACCTCGGCCGGCGGCATCGACTTCGTCGGCGGCTGGTACAGCTTCAACGACAACCTCAGTGCCGGCCTGTTCGCCTCCGAGCTGGAAGACACCTGGCGCCAGTACTATGGCAACCTCAACTACTACCTGCAGATCGACGACGAGCAGGCAGTCACTTTCGATTTCAATATCTACCGCAGCAACGACCACGGCGACGCTCTGGCCGGCGCGATCGATACCACCAGCTACAGCCTGGCGCTGGCCTACAGCCTGGGCATCCACACCCTGACCCTGGCGCACCAGCGGGTCAACGGCGACACGCCGTTCGACTATGTCGGCGGCGACTCCATCTACCTGGCCAACTCGCTGCAGTACTCCGACTTCAACGCGCCCAACGAGCGTTCCTGGCAGCTGCGCTACGACCTCGACCTGGGCAACTGGGTACCGGGCCTGGGCCTGATGACCCGCTACGTGCGTGGCGACAACATCGACGGCAGCCATGCCGATCCGGATGGCGTCTACGTGGATTACTACGGCGAGGACGGCAAGCACTGGGAACGTGATGTCGAGATCAACTATGTGGTGCAGGAGGGGGCGGCCAAGGACCTCAGCATCGCCGTGCGCCAGGCCACCCACCGCGCCAACACCGACCAGGGCGAGGGTGATCTGGACGAGGTGCGGCTGATCCTCGAATATCCGCTGGAAGTGCTCTAG
- a CDS encoding DUF3422 domain-containing protein, translating into MHPLRKTLHNELHARPSIYFREPSHVYHLAFVDAELACDALIEQLGQLASEVLPSNGVQGLLRLGEDTLKWERHSEFFTLTLVVPRPPQGEAWPPLPAPLASLIEPHRPALISAVQVLVEAERDWAGDATQYGFKDPAGSHLGSGDATAWSDFRLDEHGINRLLLVNRRLNAYRLGRMIRRLLEIETYRMMASLTLPVAQQVSQQLKDYDRELASLSDRNAEGRDSAKVLSAAIAQLSARIVRSTARTRQRFGAAEAYAQIVFERIAELRESHVDDCQRLGVFIERRFRPTVRYCAATDQRLVRLGQSVANLGDLLQARVQVEVEEQNSAILRSLNARADTQIRIQKAVEGLSIIAISYYLLSLFKLLYEGLHGLSLEIPVKSAMLGMGPLALLILCAIMLRIRQAREH; encoded by the coding sequence ATGCATCCTTTACGCAAAACCCTGCACAACGAACTGCACGCCCGACCCTCGATCTATTTTCGCGAGCCGTCGCATGTCTATCACCTGGCCTTCGTCGATGCCGAACTGGCCTGCGACGCACTGATCGAACAACTGGGCCAACTGGCCAGCGAAGTGCTGCCGAGCAACGGCGTGCAGGGTCTGTTGCGCCTGGGTGAAGACACCCTCAAGTGGGAACGCCACAGCGAGTTCTTCACCCTCACCCTGGTGGTGCCTCGCCCGCCCCAGGGCGAAGCCTGGCCGCCACTGCCCGCGCCACTGGCCAGCCTGATCGAACCCCATCGCCCCGCGCTGATCAGCGCCGTGCAGGTGCTGGTGGAAGCCGAGCGGGACTGGGCTGGCGACGCCACCCAGTACGGTTTCAAGGACCCGGCCGGCTCCCATCTGGGCAGCGGCGACGCCACCGCCTGGTCGGACTTTCGCCTCGACGAGCACGGCATCAACCGCCTACTGCTGGTCAACCGCCGGCTCAATGCCTATCGCCTGGGCCGCATGATCCGCCGCCTGCTGGAGATCGAGACCTACCGCATGATGGCTTCGCTGACCCTGCCGGTGGCGCAGCAGGTCAGCCAGCAGTTGAAAGACTACGACCGCGAGCTGGCCAGCCTGTCCGATCGCAATGCCGAGGGCCGCGACAGCGCCAAGGTGCTCTCCGCCGCCATCGCCCAGCTGTCGGCACGCATCGTGCGCAGCACCGCGCGCACTCGTCAGCGCTTCGGCGCCGCCGAGGCCTATGCGCAGATCGTCTTCGAACGCATCGCCGAACTGCGCGAAAGCCATGTCGACGATTGCCAACGCCTGGGCGTATTCATCGAGCGACGCTTCCGTCCGACGGTGCGCTACTGCGCCGCCACCGACCAGCGCCTGGTGCGCCTCGGGCAGAGCGTGGCCAACCTCGGCGACCTGCTGCAGGCACGGGTACAGGTGGAAGTGGAGGAACAGAACTCGGCCATCCTGCGCAGCCTGAACGCCCGCGCCGATACGCAGATCCGCATCCAGAAGGCGGTCGAGGGGCTCTCGATCATCGCCATCAGCTACTACCTGCTGAGCCTGTTCAAGCTGTTGTATGAAGGTCTGCACGGCCTCAGCCTGGAGATCCCGGTGAAAAGCGCGATGCTCGGCATGGGCCCGCTGGCGTTGCTGATCCTGTGCGCCATCATGCTGCGTATCCGCCAGGCCCGGGAGCACTGA
- a CDS encoding response regulator, producing the protein MNVLPHPSEPHTRAAERGVILIVDDTPDNLALLSDALDEVGYMVLVALDGLSALSRIQRRRPDLILLDAMMPGLDGFETCQRIKADPATADIPVLFMTALTDSEHVVKGFAAGGIDYVTKPINTEEVLARVASHLRTARILQTARAASQAQPLTLNDEPAYATLSARFQLTEREVEVLRWVACGKTNRDIGDILGLSPRTVNKHLEHVYVKLGVETRTAATSVALSAMTERA; encoded by the coding sequence ATGAACGTGCTGCCCCATCCCTCTGAGCCTCACACCCGCGCGGCCGAGCGCGGGGTGATCCTGATCGTCGACGACACCCCGGACAACCTGGCCCTGCTCTCCGACGCCCTCGATGAAGTGGGCTATATGGTGTTGGTGGCCCTGGATGGCCTGAGCGCGCTGAGCCGCATCCAGCGCCGGCGCCCGGACCTGATTCTGCTCGACGCGATGATGCCGGGGCTGGACGGCTTCGAGACCTGCCAGCGGATCAAGGCCGACCCGGCCACCGCCGATATTCCGGTGTTGTTCATGACCGCCCTGACCGACAGCGAGCATGTGGTCAAAGGCTTCGCCGCCGGCGGCATCGACTACGTAACCAAGCCGATCAATACCGAGGAAGTGCTCGCCCGCGTGGCCTCGCACCTGCGCACCGCGCGCATCCTGCAAACGGCGCGCGCCGCCAGCCAGGCGCAACCGCTGACACTGAACGACGAGCCGGCCTATGCCACGCTCTCGGCGCGCTTCCAGCTCACCGAACGGGAAGTGGAAGTGCTGCGCTGGGTGGCCTGCGGCAAGACCAACCGCGACATCGGCGACATCCTCGGCCTCAGCCCGCGCACGGTGAACAAACACCTGGAGCATGTGTACGTCAAACTCGGCGTGGAAACCCGCACCGCCGCCACCTCGGTCGCGCTATCGGCCATGACAGAGCGGGCGTGA